A stretch of [Clostridium] innocuum DNA encodes these proteins:
- a CDS encoding DeoR/GlpR transcriptional regulator produces MFVEERQSAIMEELHANGKVKVKELSERFCVSEDLIRKDLSALEAKGLLKKAYGGAVLIRENIHRKIAAQRKDVNQEEKRGIAKAAVDLIQEGDVVFLDISTVNIRVARELVEREKQATIVTNMLEVVSILADSSLPVIFIGGEFDYGRDGFVGSLAMEQIMKFRFDISFLGVVGIDVHDNSVYTYMANDGATKRAILSSSKQAFMVCESDKFMQIGNYRYAGADEFTGIITDHKLDRENEKLMKNMQLCIQLAE; encoded by the coding sequence ATGTTTGTAGAGGAGCGGCAGAGTGCCATTATGGAGGAGCTGCATGCCAATGGAAAGGTAAAGGTCAAGGAGCTGAGTGAGCGGTTTTGCGTTAGTGAGGACTTGATTCGTAAAGACCTCAGCGCATTGGAAGCAAAGGGACTGCTGAAAAAGGCATACGGAGGTGCTGTGCTGATTCGTGAGAATATTCATCGCAAGATTGCGGCGCAGCGCAAGGACGTGAATCAGGAAGAAAAGCGTGGTATCGCAAAAGCCGCGGTGGATCTGATTCAGGAAGGAGATGTGGTCTTTCTGGACATATCCACCGTCAATATACGGGTGGCCAGGGAGCTGGTGGAACGGGAGAAGCAGGCAACGATCGTTACCAATATGCTGGAGGTTGTATCCATACTGGCAGACAGCAGTCTTCCTGTGATTTTCATCGGTGGAGAATTCGATTATGGCAGGGACGGCTTTGTGGGGAGTCTGGCAATGGAACAAATAATGAAATTCCGATTCGACATATCCTTTCTGGGTGTTGTCGGTATTGATGTACACGATAACAGCGTATATACCTATATGGCCAATGACGGGGCGACAAAGCGTGCGATCCTGTCCAGCAGTAAGCAGGCGTTTATGGTATGTGAATCGGATAAATTCATGCAGATCGGCAATTACCGCTATGCTGGGGCGGATGAATTTACCGGAATCATAACGGATCATAAGCTGGACAGGGAAAATGAAAAGCTGATGAAAAACATGCAGCTATGTATACAGCTGGCAGAATAG
- a CDS encoding desulfoferrodoxin — protein MKLLKCSVCGNIVEMIEDKGVPVMCCGKPMDELKANTTDGALEKHVPVAEIADGNLHVKVGSMEHPMLAEHYITMILVEAGDNIMRKNLKPGEKPEGVFPLGDYKGKVHVYEYCNLHGLWKTDIEA, from the coding sequence ATGAAATTATTAAAATGCTCAGTATGCGGCAACATCGTTGAAATGATCGAGGACAAAGGAGTTCCGGTAATGTGCTGCGGAAAGCCAATGGATGAATTAAAGGCAAATACGACAGACGGCGCACTGGAAAAACATGTTCCGGTTGCTGAAATCGCAGATGGAAATCTGCATGTAAAGGTTGGTTCCATGGAGCATCCGATGCTTGCAGAGCACTATATCACAATGATTCTGGTTGAGGCCGGAGACAACATTATGCGTAAAAACCTGAAGCCCGGTGAAAAACCGGAGGGTGTCTTCCCGCTTGGTGATTACAAGGGGAAAGTGCATGTATATGAATACTGCAACCTGCACGGTTTATGGAAGACTGACATCGAGGCATAA
- a CDS encoding RluA family pseudouridine synthase, translated as MKIELKNNILQLRGISFADTDAVFAYFHTAKKKRYEYYQTNRVSINNRIIHGNHMLQEQDTVRIFLAMEEDTIEPWYEDLEILFEDELFCIVNKPANLLVHSDGIEHAHTVCNLVKAHYLLEGHNTCVRPLHRLDYETSGALIFCKVPFLQPLLDAMLKNKQIYREYEAFARGYIAQKHCTITRGIARDRHDARKMRISEHGKSARTDVFVKQNFMDFTWIRCRLYTGRTHQIRVHLAAIQHPLLSDPLYGIRDSRCPRLALHACRVSIPHPLSNDMLRVECPLPQDLRQLLD; from the coding sequence ATGAAAATCGAATTGAAAAACAATATACTGCAGTTACGCGGCATTTCCTTTGCGGATACCGATGCTGTTTTCGCATATTTCCATACCGCGAAAAAGAAACGCTATGAATATTATCAAACAAATCGTGTTTCCATAAATAACCGCATCATCCACGGCAATCATATGCTGCAGGAGCAGGATACCGTACGCATCTTTCTTGCGATGGAGGAAGATACGATAGAGCCCTGGTACGAGGATTTGGAGATACTGTTTGAGGATGAACTCTTTTGCATTGTGAATAAGCCTGCGAATCTTCTGGTACACAGTGACGGTATCGAACATGCACACACCGTCTGTAATCTGGTCAAGGCACATTATCTTCTGGAGGGACACAATACCTGTGTTCGCCCGCTTCACCGCCTGGATTACGAAACAAGCGGAGCCCTGATATTCTGCAAAGTTCCCTTTCTGCAGCCACTGCTTGATGCCATGCTGAAAAATAAGCAGATCTATCGTGAGTATGAGGCATTTGCTAGGGGATACATTGCACAGAAGCACTGCACCATCACCCGGGGAATCGCCAGAGATCGACACGATGCGCGAAAGATGCGCATATCCGAGCATGGCAAGAGTGCCAGAACCGATGTGTTTGTAAAGCAGAACTTCATGGATTTCACATGGATTCGCTGCCGGCTGTATACCGGGCGAACGCATCAGATCCGTGTCCATCTGGCCGCAATACAGCACCCCCTGCTCAGTGATCCGCTATATGGAATCCGTGACAGCAGATGTCCCCGCCTCGCACTGCACGCCTGTCGTGTAAGCATCCCTCACCCCCTTTCCAACGATATGCTGCGCGTGGAATGCCCGCTTCCACAGGATCTTCGCCAGCTGCTGGATTAG
- a CDS encoding GGDEF domain-containing protein — MLDEQEQFLLHQIRILLKQLDERQTKQKDEEKPENKDDRYRTLLQLSCKNIWEFDPLTQMVSITCQDGRVIINSFRMLMQGVNAQDHKRIKEAVHRIMLGESEKEYFSYQRECRSGEIRFYEVGAHAYWVNGNLHIIGVTRSVRAMEERIERVLHEQEKFDLLLSMANMYIWEYDVGKREFSANQSLCDKLGLPMRSYTVELLNELLQIHQMPVLLERIERKALSEHAVIHLKNIQTSFDLIFETNFKGLPDKNGNIKVVLGTMNDITEKELLKTSASRDPLIGCFNRRSGDMTLVSTFQKFQNGEDFYTIIFFDVDDFKKVNDRYGHDMGDYVLRHVCEQIEKEIRSSDMLFRWGGDEFLLICSGISKENIYAYIERLRRLIESSDFVFDGNRVQVTLSIGAAYYYKSDHDYQDALKRADRSVYKAKLAGRNKVCVLK, encoded by the coding sequence ATGCTTGACGAACAGGAACAATTTCTCCTCCATCAGATTCGCATTCTGTTGAAGCAGCTGGATGAACGGCAGACAAAACAGAAAGATGAAGAAAAACCGGAGAATAAGGATGACAGATACCGTACACTGTTACAGCTGTCCTGCAAAAATATATGGGAGTTTGATCCATTGACACAGATGGTAAGTATAACCTGTCAGGACGGACGCGTAATCATCAATTCCTTTCGCATGCTTATGCAGGGAGTTAATGCGCAGGACCATAAGCGTATCAAGGAAGCTGTGCATCGCATCATGCTGGGAGAAAGCGAAAAGGAGTATTTTTCCTATCAGCGCGAATGCAGGAGCGGTGAAATCCGGTTTTATGAGGTTGGAGCTCATGCATACTGGGTCAACGGCAATCTGCATATCATCGGTGTTACGAGGTCTGTACGGGCGATGGAGGAGCGAATCGAGCGTGTTCTGCATGAACAGGAGAAATTCGATTTACTGCTGAGCATGGCCAATATGTATATATGGGAATACGATGTCGGAAAAAGAGAGTTTTCCGCGAATCAGTCTCTGTGCGACAAGCTGGGACTTCCCATGCGCTCGTATACGGTGGAGCTGCTGAATGAGCTGCTGCAGATACACCAGATGCCGGTCCTGCTGGAACGTATCGAGCGAAAGGCGTTATCGGAGCATGCGGTCATTCATCTGAAGAATATTCAAACCAGTTTCGATTTGATTTTTGAGACGAATTTCAAGGGATTACCGGATAAAAACGGCAATATCAAGGTCGTACTCGGCACTATGAATGATATAACGGAAAAGGAGCTTTTGAAAACAAGCGCCAGCAGGGATCCGCTCATCGGCTGTTTTAACCGGCGAAGCGGCGATATGACGCTGGTCTCCACGTTTCAGAAATTTCAGAATGGGGAGGATTTTTATACCATCATATTTTTCGATGTGGATGATTTTAAGAAGGTCAATGACCGCTATGGACATGATATGGGAGACTATGTTCTGCGCCATGTCTGTGAACAGATCGAGAAGGAAATTCGAAGCAGTGACATGCTGTTTCGCTGGGGCGGTGATGAATTTTTGCTCATCTGCAGTGGAATCAGCAAGGAAAATATCTATGCCTATATCGAGCGTCTGCGCCGTCTGATTGAAAGCTCGGATTTTGTTTTCGACGGCAACCGTGTGCAGGTGACCCTGTCTATCGGTGCAGCGTATTATTATAAGAGTGACCATGATTATCAGGATGCATTAAAAAGAGCCGACCGCAGTGTCTATAAGGCAAAGCTGGCCGGGCGCAATAAGGTATGTGTTTTAAAGTAA
- a CDS encoding class II D-tagatose-bisphosphate aldolase, non-catalytic subunit produces MPQANPLKQIVVKQKEGKPVGIYSCCSANDYVIEAALECVKRDDSCVLIEATANQVDQNGGYTGMTPKDFREFVLKKAKAIGVDESRIFLGGDHLGPLTFAALPEKEAMEKAEELVRCYVAAGFTKIHIDTSMKVADDDPNIRLSDAVIAKRGAHLARICEETYQELLKQNPNAVRPVYIVGSEVPIPGGAQEEGAGMQVTRVEDFKATVKTFEKAFAAEGLKETWKDVMGVVVQPGVEEKDDGCTEYDRSKASDLMASIKEYPNLIFEGHSTDYQTKFKLRELIEDGVGILKVGPGLTYAMREALFALANIETAVYHGKEEALSNFIDVLEEAMMEDPKNWKKHYHGDDNALWFKRKYSFSDRSRYYMPNPKVTAAKDKLIANLRKSGIPLSVLSQFMPIQYTKVREGHLENDPEALIKDRIVNTIDEYLYATHQETLF; encoded by the coding sequence ATGCCACAAGCTAATCCATTAAAACAGATTGTTGTTAAACAGAAGGAAGGAAAACCGGTTGGAATTTATTCCTGCTGCAGTGCGAATGACTACGTTATCGAGGCTGCACTGGAATGTGTAAAACGCGATGATTCCTGCGTACTGATCGAGGCAACAGCCAATCAGGTTGACCAGAACGGCGGTTACACCGGAATGACACCAAAAGACTTCCGCGAATTCGTATTAAAGAAAGCAAAGGCGATCGGGGTGGACGAAAGCCGTATATTCCTGGGAGGAGATCATCTGGGTCCTCTGACCTTTGCCGCTTTACCGGAAAAGGAAGCGATGGAAAAGGCAGAAGAGCTGGTACGCTGCTATGTAGCTGCCGGATTTACAAAAATTCATATAGATACAAGCATGAAGGTTGCGGATGATGATCCAAACATTCGTCTGAGTGACGCGGTTATCGCAAAGCGCGGTGCGCATCTGGCACGCATCTGCGAGGAAACCTATCAGGAGTTGCTGAAGCAGAATCCAAATGCCGTACGTCCGGTATACATCGTGGGAAGTGAGGTACCGATTCCAGGAGGTGCACAGGAAGAGGGTGCCGGTATGCAGGTTACCCGTGTTGAAGATTTCAAGGCTACTGTCAAAACCTTTGAAAAGGCCTTTGCGGCTGAAGGGCTTAAGGAAACCTGGAAGGATGTTATGGGTGTTGTTGTACAACCAGGTGTCGAGGAAAAGGATGACGGATGTACCGAGTATGACCGCAGCAAGGCCAGTGATCTGATGGCGTCCATCAAGGAGTATCCAAACCTTATTTTTGAAGGACACTCCACAGATTATCAGACAAAATTCAAGCTGCGCGAGCTGATCGAGGATGGCGTCGGTATCCTGAAGGTTGGCCCGGGACTGACCTATGCCATGCGGGAAGCACTGTTCGCACTCGCAAACATCGAAACGGCCGTATATCATGGAAAAGAAGAAGCGCTCAGCAACTTTATCGATGTTCTGGAAGAAGCGATGATGGAGGATCCGAAGAACTGGAAAAAGCACTATCACGGAGATGACAATGCCCTGTGGTTCAAGCGTAAATACAGCTTCTCTGACCGCAGCCGCTATTATATGCCAAATCCTAAGGTGACCGCAGCCAAGGATAAGCTGATTGCCAATCTGCGTAAGAGCGGTATTCCTTTGAGCGTATTGTCCCAGTTTATGCCGATTCAGTACACAAAGGTTCGCGAGGGACATTTGGAGAATGATCCGGAAGCGCTGATCAAAGACCGTATCGTAAATACGATTGACGAATACCTGTACGCAACGCACCAGGAAACATTATTCTAA